GGGTCAGGGCCAAACCGCCAGGATGCAGCTTGCCTCCGTCTCTCTGATGGGCTGAAAAGGCAAAGAGAGACTTTTAACTAAACTCTCTTCGCTGCAGCAGTCTGGCCCTGGATGCAGCTATGCCTTTGTGTGGTTTTGGGTTCTCTCCCATAGGAACTGTCACTGCATTTGTCCCTCTGGGGCACTGAGCTTACCCACTGCAATGTCTTTACTAAGTCCATCCTTTTTAGGAAACCCCCCCTACTAGAGTGATTTGCACACAGTCTGTGTTTGGAGGAGGTTTAACCAGATGAGGCTTGGCCCCAGTGAGACAGGAATGACATCAGGTTGGAGGAAGCAAGCAGGAGGCAGTGGTATTACAATAGTATCCCTGACCAAGTGATCTAAAGATTGACTTGTTTTATATGGTCACATAAAAATAAGACAGTCCCAGAAGCAGAAAGCAGGTGTGCTTTGGGTAGACATGTGGTAAATGAAGGGAGTAGAGGGTTCCAGCTACCACagaataaagaattaaaatatggCAGAGCTCAGTGCTTAGCACTGACAGAAAACTAAGAAATAAGGTTATCGTGGTACAGACTTTGAGATGTTCTTCTCCAAGGAAGTAGTAAAATAGGTTCTGTGCTTTTGTCCTAATTCTCGACTGCTTATGGTTACTGGCTTTGATATTCTCATGCAAGTTGCTGCACTATCAGGCAGAAAATAACTTGGCAGCAAAACGCTCATGATGTTCATGTAATGTGTTGGTCTGGGGAAAAAGCAGGGCTATGCAGGGGGATGGAAGTGTTTCATGATGCATTCAAGATTTATTGCAATGTATGTGATTTGACACAACTTTCTTCTTTGTTGAGTGAAATGTTTGGTATTGGTGATTATCATAGCTCACTGAATTTTAGCATAGCAGATCACACTGGGTTTCACTTATTAGATTAATGCTGGTAGAGCTGGCTGCTGCTCTTAGAGGGTAGCACAGGGTGGTGCTGCATGAAAGAAGTGCAAGCTCCATATATTGCTCTTGAGCTATAGAAAAAGCTGCTCTTAAGAGCACCATTTTTTGTGGTCAGATTCTCCTTGCAGTTTCAACAGATTTAAGTATAAATGGGGTGGATGTGTGAAGCAGCAACCCCTCCCTTGCCATGCTGGTTGTGAGGGTCTTGTATTTTAACTTGAAGTTAAAGGATGGAGCACACGATTAACGATGGGATAGATGTTGAAAAAGTCCTCTATTGTGTTTCAGGCTGCCAAGTCTACATCAGATGGTATCCTGCGTCTAGATCTGGATGTAGTAGACAATGGACCACCAAACTTTGATTCCACTATCAGTGAAAATGACAATGCACCACCTCAGAAAGAAACTCCGAAGCCACCGATGCCACCTATAAAACCCACTGGCACAAAAGAAAGCCAAGATGCAGAGAACAATGTTCCTGATCAGGAACATAAAACACCTCTGTCTCCTCTGATGCCTCCAGATAAGAAGCTTAAGGCAGACATAGCATCAAAGGACAATGTAAATGCCAAGGAGGAGGACTCTCTAAGGTCAGAGGAGAATGTCGAAGGATCCCAAGCACCaagtgaggggaacagagagaaCCTCACTGAGGTCAGCAACAGGGGTGTAGCAAAAGCTCCAATTCCTCTTCCTAAGAGTGTGCCAGACAAGCTAAAAGTAGCTTGGGACCAACCAGTCCCTTACCCTAAAAACACAGAAGACTTGAAATCATCGGGAGGTAGTAGCAAAGACAACCTTGCTGAGATTGTCGCTGTAGATGTTACAAAGCCTCCTGTTCCTCCTAAGATTCTGTCAGAGAAAATGCTCGCCACAATGAACTCCAGCCATGGTGACCTGGAAGCTGAGAGCGGGGAAGGCCTGGAGTCTGGCAGCTCCAAGCTCCCAGTGAACGGGATCACAGCCAGTGAAGTAGCAGAGTTCACATCCCCAGCAGTTGAAACtgaagaaggaaatgggagaacTTCTGCCGAGAAGGAACAGCAAACTTCAGCAGAAGAGACAGAGACTTCCTTAGCTACAGAAACAGGCAATGAGAGTGTACAGGCAACTACTGAGAAGAAAGAGTCTGTAGAAAGCACTTCAGGTCTCAAACTTCGTAGTTCTTCTCTGGGAGACTTGCTGTCTGATTCCAAAAGTACACAGAGAGCACTTCTAGGCCAAGGTTTCCTGAAGGATTCCCATCATTGCTTAGCTAAAATGGAAGAGAAAGTTGCtaatgaaagggaaaaggcagaaaaacttcTGCAGAAGGTTTTACGTGAAGGGTTGGAACAGGCCCAGGAGGGGAATGGACCCCCAGTGATGGCAGAGACATTGCTCAATGAGGCAGTAGAACAACTTCGGCAAGCTACACAAGTTCTGCAAGAAATTAAAGGTCTTGGAGAACTGAAAAAAGaagcaacacagaaacagaaagaaaagcaaaaggatcTAGTGACTCTTTACAGGAGAAGTGCTCCCTGACATACTCTCCAACGAGACTTCTTTCTCAAAATCAAAGCTAAACATTTGCCATTTATGGTTTGTATCATTGCTAGGCCAGTGTTTAAAAGGTGGTGTTTTGCTGTGCACACACCATGTTTATGGGACAGAATTGAGCTTTCAGTTATAgcatctttctctctttcttcatgCTGTACATACCAGTCAGTTCTAATCCTCTTAGCACAGCAGAAGGTTACAGGACATTGAATCGTTTTGAAAATGTGAATGCTCTCTGAGGACTCTGTCCCAAGTCCTTTCAATGGATCAGGCCTTAAAAATTCCTGGTAATCAAACTAAGCCAGATGTCTGAAAGGAGCAGAATGGCTGTTCTAGCAAAAGCCCCTGTCTCTGTATTTACAGACGAGCAGATACCAGACTGCACTGGCACCCATCGGGTTTTCCCAGTTAAATCATTTAAGGGTAAATGTAGTCAGTGTTTGTTCACTTGTTGGCAAGGTTTCCCAGACCACCTGGCCCAGTGACATCTAGGAATGTAAAGATATATGGTTTAATCTTCTCCAAAGATACTCATAAAACTACATCCACAGTTAAAAAGTGACCTCACACAGAGGCAAACAAAACTGGCCAACTCCTGACTACAGGGAGTGTCCTCAGATCTGGAGCAGCTGTACGCAGGCACTCTTCTGAGTCTGGCTGTGCAGAACTTTAGGTATGCTAAGCACTGCCTAAGTGAACGCAAATCTCAGTGCATCATTGCCAGGCGAGTATTAATTGTTCTTGTTTCATTAATAGAGAAGTTGAGGCAAAGAGGTTACACTTGGTCTTTGAAGGAGCGTCTTTTAGCAGCACAACAGGTTTATTATTGAGGACCATACCTATCTGGTAACTGATCCCCTCATCATTGTTGGGAACAAATAGCCAGGTGTTTGGAGAACTTGTGTCCAGGAGATCCCCAACAGCTAGCTAGAAGAGCTGTTGCTAAGAAGCTTTAGGGATGTGTGTTCCTTTAGCTGTGGGCTCGCTCCCTGTGTTGTCCTGGGATGTTAACTGACAGGAGCACACACACAGGCAGTAGGTCTGGATGAGATCCCTTTTCCTATTAATACTTAACACGTCTCTACCTGCTGTGTCCTGGTAGCCTGAGAGCCATGGTTTGGCACAGACATCTGTAATTGGAGTACATGGAGGGAAAGGCATTTTGCACGCACAACTCTGGGGCTGGTCCCAGTGGCTTAAGTgtactaaaataaaaatgctttgctaCAGAAGGGTCTGAGGAAGGCACTGCAGAAGGCGCCAGCACAATTCCCACAGCTTCCCTGCCCACCTGCTGAAAGCAACCACAGTACCTGTGGTTTTTAGTGATTACAGCTCTGATAAAATGTCTGCACCACTGCTGTATAGCCCCATACCTGAGCTGGGTCCCCTCCCCTATTCTCTATAGTTGCTCCGAGGAGAATCATATGACAGCCCAGAGGGCTTCTCCTTGACTTGAGCCAGACTCTGGAAGCACGGAAAAGGGCGATCTTCCCATTCTGGTAAGGAGCGGCATGCTGCCTAAGCTTTTTCTCTTATTTACCAGCACTGCTCTCTTAGcttacccatttctttttcttctttcttttataatTCCTCAAGTTCCACAAGGCTGCAATGGACTGCAAACACCTCCCATAGCAGCAGTCCAGTAAAGCTTCATCTGAGTATCTTCTTAGGCTAGGCAGTGGGCACTTCAGGTCTGAGCACAGAAATGTTGGCTTTGGGCTTACAAATATCCTGTTTTTCACCACCCGGAGCCAGCAAGACAGTGACTAGAACTGGTGCTTCTGCTTCTTGATTAAACCAGCCTTGGTTTCAGTGGTCTGTCCCCCTCTCAAGACAGCCATAAATATCGCATGGGAATTCACTTGTTATTCTCTCACGTGGAAAATTCTACACAGTCAAACACTCAGTGCTTTAGGTGCCAAAAAGCTTTGCTTTGAGACAAAAAAGTTTCCAATGTCCTAAGCCCACTCCCAGGCACACAGCCTGGAGCACCCTCTGGATCCGTGTCATTTGCTGCTGTAGATTCAATGTGAACCCTGGGTCTTACTTGCCTTTCCAGACATACTTAGGACAAGGGCTAATAACACAAACAATATTCAGTGCCTATCTGCTatccaaatgtatttttctgcatGTGCACTTTTGTTTACCGAACACTGTGTGGTATGAATGTGAGCTGTCAGAACCTGGTGTGCACTGGAAGTCGAGGGACATCAGCTTCAGAGAGCAGGCAGGCTTTTGCAAGATGCAGTTCTATAACACAAAATGAatcagatggggaaaaaaaagagttcacaCTAACAGGAAGATACACAGACCAGAGCAAACTCTGGCTACAGGTTTAAGTCGCAAAGCTGAAGCCAGTCCTTAACTCCAGGGTGGATAAATCAAAGCCTGGAACTGAAAACCCAGGAGAATGAGAACAGGTTATGGGATAGCTCAGTCCCTAATTTATATACAAATGCTTTTGCTCTCACAGGTGTTTTCTTGTGGTGTGTTCTGTGGATACCCATCTGGCAAAGCGCTGATGAAAATACCCAGACATCCCTATCTGTTACAGCCAAACCTACAGGATGTGCTTATatttactgtatatttttatattatactGAGTATTCTAAAGAATAAATGTCTGACATTTTACTGAATACCCATCAGTAGGAATCCTAACAGATAAAAAACCCTGTATCTGTTAGGAAATGGGCAAGTTAAATCATTTTACAAGCTACAGCTAATTACTATATTTGCTGTACTCATGGAACTTACTAGATTTGTATTATGTCTTGTAAATAGGTATAACTTAAGTGGAATCTCTGTAGCACCCAGTAACTCTACTGCTGAAACCCCTATGTTAGAGACTCTTTGGTTTTAACTATTTTTTCTAATAGGGTTAGCAGTTCATCCTAAAATGTCTAGCCCAGCTGTAAGACTGATTCACATGGACTTTGCAGGAAAAAACACATCATGTTCCTTCTGCAGTTTTCTCACTTGTTCTTCTCATTCTTCTCATGAGCCAGGCCCAGCCTAGGGCTAGAAACTGCCTCCTGGGGTGTTCTTACATGCTCCTCTGAAAATGGCAGTGCTGGCCAGAGTCAAAGATGGGATCCTGGTCTGCTCTGACCTCATGCAGCAACTTCCATCTTCAGTGTACATCCTGCCACCATGCACTTTTgtttaaatcttcctttaaaCTTACATCTAATTTCTGGCTGCACTAAGGCTGCTTTTTTGTGCCTGAAAACCCTCTGGGCATGGAGCGCTGGGGTGTGAGTCTGTGTTTTGGGCCGTGCCACCAGTTTACATGTCTGTGACAGGAAGGAAGTGAGTTTGCAAGCAAGCAAATGTGGATGACTatctgaaaagcagctgctgcagcctgtgaaaagACAGCACTTTGTCTCCTGCTTGTAAAGAGCTTTGAGATTTGGCAATAAACCCCTCTTTTAAATATCAGCTGTTTAAGAGCCATTTGTCCTAAACAGGAGCAAAGAAGAGCCACCAGGAGCGGCACATTGTGGCTTTGCTATGGAGGAAGGCACACTGCAGAGGCTGTGGTCAGGCTGGGGTAAGCTAGATGCTGTGCTAACCACAAACCCAGAGGAAGGAGaagtgctgggggctgcagctggcacagagctggagctgctgctgcacagtgTGCAGTTCCAGAGTCATCCCTGCCCGCCAGCTTGGCTGCCCTGGCCAGAAAGCATGGCCAAGGCCAGAATCTGCTCCAGCTCCTTCTGGAAAGCAGTGGGAAGCATCCCCATTGCTGCATACCTCACCAAGTGCAGTCTCCAGCAGTGCTGTCTGGGCTGTCCTTGACACCTTCATGTGGACTCTTTGGTGTCTACAAAATGTTGAGCTCACTCAGCAGTCGTCTGCTCAGTGGTGAGCAACACCAGAGCCTCATTCCTCTGCCCAGATGCCAGTAAGCTACAGGAACATAGGAAGCTGGTACCATAGTGACTGCTTCCCTTCTGTGAAAACTGGGTAGAAACTGGTCAGTAGGTTCAAAATTTATGAGGAGGCAGGGAAAAGAGTGCAAGTATATGCACCCTCCTATTGCACAAGTTTGGCTTCATTTGGGTAAAAAAATGTGCTTAGGAAACCCTCTAACCCTTTGCTGGGAAGGGGGCTGTTCCTCAAAGGAATCTTGAAGACACGGGGTTGATTTCTACAGATATACTGTACAGAGAGGCACTCTTCCTCTTGCActaagaaaacagaaacactCCACATTTGGTCTTAAATTGATGGTGGTAAGGAAGGGAAGTGTCTAGCACTATGTGAAACATGATTTAAAAACCTACAAAATAAATCATAGATAGGACTGGCATATGAAACATTTGCCTGACTGCTTTTAATTCAATGGATAGTCCTGGGTTACCGGTTCAAAGAGACTGTGTTATCATGTAATCTGAAGTAGAAAATGCAGGTCCTAGGTTCCATCCAGTGATCCCACAGAACTCAATAATTTGCAACTGAAGGAGAGCAGAAAGAGCTCTTCCAGTCCCCGGGTGCCAGAAGATTTACTACAGCATTGGCTAGTCTACTCTGATGACTAATTATTCTTGCTATtaaaaaatgtctattttatCTTAAATATGAGTCATCAGCAGTGAAGCTCTCCAACATTTCCCCTTTCCAGCTTAAGAGTTAGAAAATTTGCAGGCACAGAAGATATCCACTGTGTTTATAGAATCGAGATGCCTGTTTTGTTATGCTATGCAAGTTCACATACTTCAGAAAGCCAGTGCTTAATTTATTCCAGGAAACTTAGTCACCGTGTTCTTCTAGCGCCTTACCTCACAGCTAAGCAACCCACAGTATTCCTGTGACAACCACTGACGTGATGTTACAAAGCATTAACGATTTCATTCTCAGCAGCAATCCTGCTGTCTGAGAACAATGTGAGGTACTTTAAGTCATGTATTTTCCATCCCCTCCTGGGTATCAGAGACCCAGTCCCACCAGTTTCACTCCAGAGAGCAGCTGGAGGCTTAGCCTTTGCATCTCCTGCTGTGCAGCTTTAGTTCCCTTTGCCTGAGCTAGCCCGGCTTGGCAGTTTAGAGGTTGTAAAACACAACATATGAAGAAATGGTGAAGGAATCCTACCTTAGTGCATCTTTGCTAAAGATGATACATAAAGCACATGTATTTACacctatagaaaaaaaaaaaagaaaaagaaaactctgGAAGATTGCAAAATGCCATTTGTACAAGTTATTGCAGGAGGGATGGATGTCACATCGAccaggtaaagggaaaaaaagtcagcttcATTTGCAGCACAAAAAAGACTGAAGACCTCTATTTAGAAAAGTCTCCCAGGCCCAGGGTGGATGTATGCTACAATGGGGTCTCCAAGAGAACTTCCATCACTGAGATTCCTTAAGAGCAGATAGGCAGGGAAGGTGGGTATATGTCACCCTCTTCCACATGGAAAGGTGGATGAAACTGTTGTCTGAGTTCCTTCGCAAAATATGATTTCTGCAGGACATTGGCAGAAGCCTCAGCGACCAGTCTCAGGGGTTAATAAACCCCACATGCTATTCAGGTCTTTAACCCTGTTTTCCCTCTCACTGGAGAGCTGTGGGATGATAAATGTGGTGCCCTAGAAATCCCCTGCAGACTCTGCTCACACCTCCTCAGGTTGGCCTGCTTTCCCCAGATTTCttctcttctctgcttctgctccaTATTTCAGttctcctctctccccacttTTCCATCTTATGCCATTTCTCTGCTAGAACAACCAATTCCTAGAAAGCTTGGTGCAGTGTTGATAGAAGCTGTCCATCAGTTTTAGTTGTGTCACTGCCAAGAAAACCTCCTTATTCCTCACCACTGTCAGATTCACGAGCTGACTTCTACCTCCCCATGGGGTATAAGTTTACGCTTTGGAACATGGGCATTTTTCAAAGTCAggaagtgaattttaaaattatttgctcaaAATGAATGAATGGAATCAAAATGCTGGGAACCCAAGCTAGGACtacctcaatttttttttttactaacaaCACTATTGGTGGTTCTTTTACAGCATCTTCCAGTACAAAGACCCGAAGGTGTTTTGTGGCCATGAATGAATTCTGCCTTGTAGTGCAGCCAGAAGAGAAAGGGGAGCTTCGCACCCAGCAGAATGAAGGCAAAGCCACAGAGCACTGAAGAGCTGGGCTCCAAACCCCTTCTTCTGCAGCAGATACTTTTACTTTTAATTGGTGCAGTAGTGACATTTTGCAGCAAACTTTAGATGACCTGATAATTAGATGACCAGATTAAGTGCTCCCAGTAacagcaaacaagcaaacaaaaaaagagccaGTTCTAAGAATATGTCCTTTGATGACTTTTCTAACCCTTAGCAGGGATAGGAATGGACCTCCAAATCCTGTTTTCTTTGGGTGATATGGTCGTTAAAGAACTATTACTCGTAGCCCATAAGCAGATAAGAAATACTGTGCAAATACTACAGATAGCTGTTAAATCTACCATATTGCTCATtcaaaatgagaaagaagaaCTTGAAGTATTCTGGAGGTGTTCTGGGGGAAAAGACAAAGCCATCTGGAGCAGAGACTGTAAGGGGGTGTACTGGAGTAAAGGTCAGAGGTAGGAAGAGGGCAAGAAGTGGGGAGGCAATGCTAAGTACTAGCTCTCATTCATGGGTGAAGATGTATGCAACATGAACAGACCCAAACTCTCCTTCCTCTCAGAACTACACAGCAGGGTTGTACCGAGAAATTAAGATATTTGAAAGCTGGTTAGTGGCTTTCCCTTAACATTTATTGAAACATTTAATTCCCTCTTGTTCTCTAAATAGTTTCAGATGCTTGGTGAAGTTTTAAactatattaatatttttccttcccacccaaaaaaacccctcaagtaGTTTtggaggaaaattattttttccttccagagaaacCTACCTTGcacaaaaaaaaatgcttaaaggAGAAATGCTAATCAGTTTAAATGCAAGTTATCTAGCACACCACTGCACACTGGGATACTTATCACTGAAACTGATAAACACTAGAAGATCTCCAGAAGTCCAACAGATATGCAAGCCAGCATGACTAACTGGGTGAGTACCTATGCAAACAAAACTGTAAGTTCCTTGGCTATTTCATTTGCAACAAGAAGTCAATTTTGAAATACTGGCAAAATACTCCGGGTTTGTTTAGACCACATCACCATGACAGCAAAGCACTGCCCAGTTCTTCATGTATTGTATGTCTTTGCAAGAAACAGTGGTGAAGAGGAAATGAAGCTCAAAGGAAAAAACATGGCCAGATGTCATATGGGAGATCACAGAAGATATAGAGCTGAACCTACGTACTCCGGTGCCAGTCCCCAGCACGTGGATAACACTCCTGTCCAAGCAACAGAGCCTCTGATCAGCTTTTTCTCTGGAGCAATACTGAATTCTCAAGGGCATGGGTTGAAATTCCTGAGCAAGGCAAATAAATTCCACTTGTTTTCGAGTGCCAAGAACTAATGAACTTCTAAAAGGTCATCAGTTCAAACAATAGTTATGTATTCAAAAGACAGGATTGCTCTCATCTTAGCCACAGTTTTGCTCTTCTATCCAGGCGGCTTCAAAACCACCCACCTCCAAGGGTGGAATCAGGGCCTCACAGGAATTGCTGGTGAGACATTTTCTGGCAAAACATTTTCAGGCAAAACAGCAACCCAAAACCATTAACAGAAGATTACAGATGTGGAAAAGtgtcctgtattaaaaaaatgtacaaaaaaagctttgaaaagttGGCATTTCAAAAGGGGACAGTTTTGCTCTGCAGCATGAAAACACAATTTCAACACTTTCGttaatttacaatttttaaagtaatttaccctaatgtttttaaaagtatgaaattACATATTTTGATGGAGCTCATGTTATTGCTTCCTGTCTGCTTACataggttttaaaaaattttattgtttttccttgcTCTAGATAGGGGAAGAGAATTCAAACCCTTGGGGAAGCTGAGAAGATGGGAAAGCTCTTTCAGTCCGATCTGGGCAGACAGAACAGGATCCCCGTGCATTTCATTCCGAATAGGGCACAGGGATCCAGCCTGGCTCCTCCGCTCCTCCAAGGAGCATCGTTTCATTCTCAGATGATCCAGTCAGACCATGGGCTGTGGTCCATTTGTTTTGGCTCAAGACAACAGCAGCTGCACAGGTATGGGGTTGTTTTTTCAAATGTGGCTGTCATTGCCcagagaaaaaaatgccattttctcaGACAATCACAGTAAACTTACTGATGTCAGAAGAAGCAGTCCCTAGGACTTCTTTAAGGAGTCTGGCCTCATTCCTGTGACAAGTTTGCATTCCAGTGTGTTATGTTCTTCTGGTAAGCAGCTCGTTCAGAATTAAAGTATTTTCAGCGCTAAACACAAGAGAAGTAAATTCGGGGGCTTGCAGCCAAAGCCACCATTCctatagaatagaatagaaagaGCACGGGCTGTTCTCTACAGTTCTGCACGCTCCTGCTCTGCTTGGGGATGCAGAGGGCAACCTCCTCAGCAGCCCCGTCCTGGTTAGACATTGCCCCTGTGGACTTATGAGACACGTCAGCAGAATAGGAGGAATGTTTCGGCCTCCGAATCAGGACCCTTGGAGGTCCCCTCCAATTCACCACAGTGAATAACAGCAAATTGAAATGCAGCCACTGCCTACCCCAGTTTCCTGGCATTTAGCAGACACTTGCATCAGCTAATTATCACCAGTCATGTACTACCCAGAGCTCCCAAATACTGCAACAAACTCCTTTAAGGAAGACCATGGTATCTGCATATGACACCATTAATACCATGGGAATAGCATCTAGGTTTGATGATGTCATGGCCACAGACTGGTTCTGCACAAATATACTGGTGAGAGGAGCCAGCCCTTTGGGTTTTGACCCCAAATTCTAGATTCAGCAGACAGCGACCAACAgtttattgtttttttccagagtggCTAGGTGCTCGACTGAGTTAGTGTGGCTGTAACTCAGCTGTGTTATAAGCCATCTCTAGCAAGAAGGCACTGGAGCAGGAGGTAATTGAGGGTTGGCTCCCAGAGGGAATTTTCCCTTAAAAGGATAACTACATTGTCATGATGAAACCAGCCTGCTTCCATTGCCCGCAGAGCTTTTTGCAAACACAGCTGCCAGAGCTGGGGGCGGTGGCGAGTATTAACAGCAGACAGCTAGGAGCAGCAGGGCAGTGGCTGGTCCTTAAATGCCGCAAGAACCCCCGCCTCTCTGAGCCATGCTCTCCCATGAAAGACAGCAGGACATGCAGGCAGTCCCACAAGGTCACTTCAGAGCCATGTAACAAGAGCCCAAGTCCTACCAAAAGAAACTTAAAAGTGAGGGATTGCAACCAAAGAAACCAGCCTCACAAGAAGCGCTTGCACTCAAAATCAGCAATATTTTCAGAGAGGGGCAGGCAGGATGCCAGCTGAAAGCGTACCAAGGCCACGCAGGAATTTttccaattaaatatttttccaccagaaaataACTGAAACCCCAGCTTTTCATTTGAGAGGCTGTGGAATGATTGTGATCAAAGCTCTTTAGATGGGATCAAGGAGAATGATGAGAGAGCAGAACCCTAGGGTGGCCTCTTGCCCAGCAGCAGGCTGCTGAGAAGGGAGAGCCAGGTTTAAGGCCAAGCTCTCCTCTGGAAGATTTAGACCAGTGACTTGAACCTCAGCTTCCCATAAGCCAGAGGAAGCTGCCTGAACTCTaacacagcccctgctccaggcccAAGATTCCTCCTTGTCCTCTGGACAGCCCACCCACCTGGAGCTTTGCACTGTGCTCTCCTGTGCAGTGCAGGAAGGGCTGCACTGTGGGTTTTACATGGAATGAGGCTCAAATGGGAAAGGCAGGGTTTGGCCCAGCTGTAGTGGCAGGCACCAGTTCTCACCTCAAAGCTAAAGCCTCTCTATGCAGATTTTGGGTGAGGTTTTCAAATCTGACTCATGCTCGTGCGGTCTCTAACACAGAACAACCCACCCATCATGCTGCAAGAGAAGGAACCAAGACCCAGTGTTTCCCTGCACCCTGACGAGTGGACAAAATATGCACGAGTGAGCAACAGCCAGGCCTCAAGTGAGCAGAGACTTCTGAGCTGGCAGTACAACAAAGGTTCACACAAACCACCATCCCTTCCTCCGAGGACTAGCAGCCTGCAGAACCCCATGTAGTTAGAGGCTTTATATTACAGTGGGAGGTCAAGGCACGGGACAGAATCCCAGAGAGCTGGTGAGACAGATTTCTGGTCACCAACAAGCCATCATTGCTGGAAGCAGGATCTCCTAGCACTGAGCACCTTTAAGAGACAGACCACCAGCAACTCCCTCCAGACCACAGAGGTCAGCTCAGGAGCTGCGGTATCTCTGCAGCCgttcccagctctgcctggtgGTTGCTTCATCTTGTCCCAGCCCGTTGCTACCCCTGTGAAGCGTCCACTTGAAATAGTCCCATTTCAGGAACTCCACAAGCAGCCATGGAGATTCAGCACACTTCCTCTTAGCTTTAGGAggagaaaactttattttttaatcagtctTTCTCTGTAGAGAGAAGTATTAAAAGCTTTAGCAGGGTTAGTGTGTTAGTGCCGATAAACAGAAACTCATCCAGAGATTAACAGCAGAAAGCAGGAGAATTA
This sequence is a window from Athene noctua chromosome 13, bAthNoc1.hap1.1, whole genome shotgun sequence. Protein-coding genes within it:
- the PLEKHO2 gene encoding pleckstrin homology domain-containing family O member 2; protein product: MEQDTKEEVSEKPKSALTAEKYGWIKKSSGGLLGLWKDRYIQLRKTQLVVFEDEDEQKCIETVELESYDKCQELRALLKKKNRFILIHSPGKKVHDIKFQAPTLEEKESWIKALNEGINRGKNKVFDEVKVDESLSLDHVTRDRVKMTHGRRPPTRSHLKEAAKSTSDGILRLDLDVVDNGPPNFDSTISENDNAPPQKETPKPPMPPIKPTGTKESQDAENNVPDQEHKTPLSPLMPPDKKLKADIASKDNVNAKEEDSLRSEENVEGSQAPSEGNRENLTEVSNRGVAKAPIPLPKSVPDKLKVAWDQPVPYPKNTEDLKSSGGSSKDNLAEIVAVDVTKPPVPPKILSEKMLATMNSSHGDLEAESGEGLESGSSKLPVNGITASEVAEFTSPAVETEEGNGRTSAEKEQQTSAEETETSLATETGNESVQATTEKKESVESTSGLKLRSSSLGDLLSDSKSTQRALLGQGFLKDSHHCLAKMEEKVANEREKAEKLLQKVLREGLEQAQEGNGPPVMAETLLNEAVEQLRQATQVLQEIKGLGELKKEATQKQKEKQKDLVTLYRRSAP